A genomic segment from Acipenser ruthenus chromosome 5, fAciRut3.2 maternal haplotype, whole genome shotgun sequence encodes:
- the ostm1 gene encoding osteopetrosis-associated transmembrane protein 1: MREVVKFQFYEIKMCLLFIFGSAISLLFVEVSEGTTLETNLPLKDAEWVRNDVLRSLAKPEADDQSPYSLGQFSLGFLDQLEVSNQCLELLHSFSIKCVSHVDCTLRNARPVRVCENCYQDFSNLQEVYRNISQESQVNVSCRDTLLRSDRLQVIVSVYEFLNGFWGKSECSRCLTKEDSISNDTLNFMNALNQSLDCFQKFQQSGNLSELCKQCKGNYSRLSELYSQMEKNFTLCIDLEDAMNMTRRLWSKNFNCSFPREETVPVIAVSSFMLFLPVIFYLSSFLHSKQKKRKLIPPKRAKSSNNLMNIQDK, from the exons ATGCGTGAAGTGGTGAAATTTCAGTTTTATGagataaaaatgtgtcttttgttCATATTTGGGTCTGCGATTTCACTGCTGTTCGTGGAGGTGAGCGAGGGCACTACATTAGAGACGAACCTGCCTTTAAAAGACGCGGAATGGGTTAGAAACGATGTGCTGAGGAGTCTCGCCAAACCAGAAGCCGATGACCAGTCTCCATACTCCCTCGGACAGTTCTCGCTGGGTTTTCTAGACCAGCTTGAGGTCAGCAACCAATGCCTGGAGCTCCTTCATAGTTTTAGCATTAAATGCGTTTCGCACGTAGACTGCACCCTGAGGAACGCCCGTCCTGTCCGGGTGTGTGAGAATTGTTACCAAGACTTCAGCAACCTCCAGGAAGTATATCGCAATATTTCACAG GAAAGCCAGGTGAATGTGAGCTGCAGAGACACTCTGCTAAGGTCAGACAGGCTGCAGGTCATTGTCTCTGTTTACGAGTTTCTAAATGGGTTCTGGGGCAAATCTGAATGTTCAA ggtGTTTAACTAAGGAGGACAGCATTTCCAATGATACACTCAACTTTATGAACGCACTCAATCAGTCACTGGATTGCTTTCAGAAGTTTCAACAG TCAGGAAACCTTTCTGAACTGTGTAAACAATGCAAAGGAAACTACAGCAGGCTCAGTGAGCTGTACAGCCAGATGGAAAAGAATTTCACACTTTGCATAGATCTTGAGGATGCA ATGAATATGACCCGCAGACTGTGGAGCAAGAATTTCAATTGCTCGTTCCCCCGGGAAGAGACGGTCCCCGTCATTGCAGTGTCCAGTTTCATGCTCTTTCTGCCTGTCATCTTCTACTTGAGTAGCTTCCTTCACTCCAAACAAAAGAAACGCAAGCTCATACCCC